Proteins from a genomic interval of Sporomusaceae bacterium:
- a CDS encoding F0F1 ATP synthase subunit epsilon has product MANTIRLDIVTPERIVYSDSVNMVIARATDGDLGILPGHAPLVAGMAVWPLRVLKDEGERQISVCGGFIEVRPDKVTILASCAELPDEIDVKRAESARERAERRLKDAGPDIDMARAEAALLRAIIRLRVAEGRARDI; this is encoded by the coding sequence GTGGCCAATACCATAAGGCTCGATATTGTCACCCCTGAACGCATCGTCTATTCCGACAGCGTCAACATGGTCATCGCCCGGGCTACCGACGGCGACCTTGGCATCTTGCCCGGGCACGCCCCGCTGGTGGCCGGCATGGCTGTCTGGCCGCTAAGGGTGCTCAAGGATGAAGGCGAGCGCCAGATTTCCGTCTGCGGCGGGTTCATCGAGGTGCGGCCCGACAAGGTTACCATCCTTGCCTCCTGCGCCGAACTGCCCGACGAGATCGACGTCAAACGGGCCGAGTCGGCGCGCGAGAGAGCCGAGCGACGCCTCAAGGACGCCGGCCCCGATATTGACATGGCCCGGGCCGAAGCCGCCCTGCTACGGGCGATTATCCGTCTGCGGGTGGCCGAAGGCAGGGCAAGAGATATTTGA
- a CDS encoding YwmB family TATA-box binding protein: MRRSICYALMAGLLFLSLLAWGQAKDGAEAARVELLGEAMEAAGAVTETVAFNAWTKLPDAELTDDRLKRVAQAAMARLGYPQDQYDLKLTRSERHRLVRAEAVGDGCQAVVMVQVVYPVWDKKSAEAFLVVNTETKAAAADIELLRGRVAEAADCGGGAARISTCLVGRLDGKLEKEMWPEKLQMAGQVLGATDAELTVQPGYAGMTGFSPKLPEGIVVGDKRININLAIRYSPYDNRTYVVIASPVITGEY; encoded by the coding sequence ATGCGCAGAAGTATTTGCTATGCGTTGATGGCCGGCCTCCTTTTTTTGTCGCTGCTCGCCTGGGGCCAGGCTAAAGACGGCGCCGAAGCGGCGCGGGTCGAGCTGCTGGGCGAGGCCATGGAGGCCGCCGGGGCGGTGACGGAGACGGTTGCTTTTAACGCGTGGACCAAGTTGCCTGATGCCGAACTGACCGACGACAGGCTAAAACGCGTTGCCCAGGCGGCGATGGCCAGACTTGGCTACCCGCAGGACCAGTACGACCTCAAGCTTACCCGCAGCGAACGGCATCGCCTCGTCAGAGCGGAAGCGGTCGGCGACGGTTGCCAGGCCGTCGTCATGGTCCAGGTAGTCTATCCCGTCTGGGACAAGAAAAGCGCCGAGGCGTTCTTGGTGGTAAACACCGAGACTAAGGCCGCGGCGGCCGATATCGAGCTGCTCCGCGGCCGGGTGGCGGAGGCTGCCGACTGCGGCGGCGGGGCAGCGCGTATATCTACTTGCCTGGTGGGTAGGCTTGATGGTAAACTAGAAAAAGAAATGTGGCCAGAAAAGCTGCAAATGGCCGGACAAGTCTTAGGCGCCACTGATGCCGAGCTGACTGTCCAGCCTGGTTACGCCGGTATGACGGGGTTTTCCCCCAAACTGCCGGAAGGCATCGTCGTCGGGGACAAGCGGATCAACATCAACTTGGCCATCCGTTACAGCCCGTACGACAACCGCACCTATGTAGTCATCGCCTCGCCGGTGATAACAGGCGAATATTAG
- the murA gene encoding UDP-N-acetylglucosamine 1-carboxyvinyltransferase: MERLIVSGGKRLSGSIKISGAKNAVLPIIAASLLGTTTSRLEEIPALEDVGTISEVLGYLGVTVAKEEAGTLIVNSADLSCCEAPYELVRKMRASFLVMGPLLARAGQARISLPGGCAIGTRPIDLHLKGFEALGAEIVLGHGYIEARTKQRLKGARIYLDFPSVGATENIMMAASLAEGQTILENPAEEPEIVDLANYLNAMGARIRGAGTNVIRIEGVKELKGTTHAVIPDRIEAGTYMVAAAITGGDVWLENALSEHLKPVTAKLKEAGVAIEEKIDGVRVRGTGAVKAVDVKTLPYPGFPTDMQSQFMALMTVANGTSVVTETVFENRFMHVDELKRMGASIKIEGRSAIVEGVPNLTGCPVKATDLRAGAALVLAGLVAEGKTEISCIHHIDRGYEDIVGKLASLGAEIVRVG; encoded by the coding sequence GTGGAAAGACTGATTGTCAGCGGGGGAAAAAGACTGTCTGGCAGCATTAAGATCAGCGGCGCCAAAAACGCCGTATTGCCGATTATCGCGGCCTCGCTTCTGGGGACGACGACTAGCCGGCTGGAGGAGATTCCCGCCCTCGAGGACGTCGGCACCATAAGCGAAGTGCTTGGCTATCTCGGGGTAACAGTCGCGAAAGAGGAGGCGGGCACGCTGATCGTCAACAGCGCCGACCTCTCCTGCTGCGAAGCCCCCTACGAGCTTGTCCGCAAGATGCGGGCCTCCTTCCTCGTCATGGGGCCGCTTCTCGCCAGAGCCGGCCAGGCGCGCATCTCCCTGCCCGGCGGCTGCGCGATCGGCACGAGGCCGATCGATCTCCACCTCAAAGGTTTTGAGGCCTTGGGTGCGGAAATTGTCCTCGGCCACGGCTATATCGAGGCACGGACAAAGCAGCGGCTTAAAGGCGCGCGGATCTACCTCGACTTTCCCAGCGTCGGCGCTACCGAGAATATCATGATGGCTGCGTCTCTGGCCGAAGGCCAAACTATCCTCGAAAATCCCGCCGAAGAGCCGGAGATCGTCGATCTGGCCAACTACCTAAACGCCATGGGGGCGCGGATCCGCGGCGCAGGAACCAACGTCATCCGCATCGAAGGGGTCAAAGAGCTCAAAGGCACCACTCACGCCGTAATCCCCGACAGGATCGAAGCCGGCACTTACATGGTGGCGGCGGCGATCACCGGCGGCGACGTCTGGCTGGAGAACGCCCTGTCCGAACATCTTAAGCCGGTCACCGCCAAACTCAAGGAAGCGGGTGTGGCGATCGAAGAGAAGATAGACGGGGTGAGGGTCCGCGGCACGGGAGCGGTCAAGGCGGTGGATGTCAAAACGCTGCCCTATCCCGGATTTCCCACCGACATGCAGTCCCAGTTCATGGCGCTGATGACGGTGGCCAACGGCACGAGCGTCGTCACCGAAACGGTATTCGAGAACCGCTTCATGCACGTGGACGAGCTCAAGCGCATGGGGGCGAGCATCAAAATCGAAGGCCGCAGCGCCATCGTGGAAGGGGTGCCCAACCTGACCGGCTGCCCGGTCAAGGCCACCGACCTCCGGGCCGGCGCGGCGCTGGTGCTGGCGGGACTGGTGGCTGAGGGCAAAACCGAGATAAGCTGCATTCATCATATTGATCGCGGGTATGAAGATATCGTCGGTAAACTGGCAAGCCTGGGCGCGGAGATCGTCCGGGTCGGATAA